A stretch of the Fibrobacter sp. UBA4297 genome encodes the following:
- a CDS encoding exodeoxyribonuclease V subunit gamma, producing the protein MLYLKFALNLENLADELIEAVSKAWKNPFEAPAVLFPDPKLEQWFRLKWVQKKKSLVGFNSMMIDRFLMEILIGDDPHKQKLNSDMLRNVILAYLVKETNGTPNYMQMDDEVKRYLVINGALDETHLFDFASKMASLFLEYETSRPSDFIRGLDGKSAPGILDKWKQGQLDDFFGKANHDIAKREAWQRKLYSAIFHAHDGKQSLLSEVFENEAKRKGIERTEYMTIPYLYIACQDDKGNVTFHTEHTGNTPLFIFGLGGMGQFYRVILQKYAETHDVYAYIQNPCMEFWEDTSTIHNQNANIHRNWISRSGQWSDKSGNIENVRAKMSVGISDAGESNDIDDIPEYTSAEAEAENTLLCNWGRSGRDNIKLWCQAANYDFDFSTSGRSDKSSDEISDASELPHDTLLHKVQYAIANRINTLPDFAASDCKSKDFSLDVTAAPTKIREVEALHTSICKLMQEGARVNDILVVSPALDDYRTAIKTIFDQTPERKKYASENNRDGFLHIPFAIVDSPARSSQTENVLDNLFSILEQGTITRPTFFALLRNPVVQQTRHISEDDVNNWESWIEETNVYRDREHKKEDWLGGVRRLLLAKMTKNPVAFSHGDSSETLMPYADMATSDSRSLCKFVECIESLKKWMKFAGYDGNYEISSEKKVADLNKLSDFISEWITMSGAPDGFASETIIVNNVMQAIEGLRNQMDAGLESISWKVVKQTLLTAAQSSAYSCGTLFVNGITFMNFIPNRIIPVKHLFFIGGDSMNFPGAKQHNTLDLRKSCRPWPGDDSPIAKRRYAFLCQLMSTSESFHVSYVNQDIRKDAELYPTSVVNDIRKFLVNAINRDKNGGTSNNGEKNGAPAEKIGLSDAWPENKISLDETRDFTELFTQKSLRNKRAFLNMMQDGFAHVNPATGAMQSADENIAFKLPERVPLYMLSDFLKDPFEFRISQMLAASESDDPEKELFEPIHFEPLQKSELLKMMVAAELSHKSEELEKFKKESALKGNMPDGIFGEKLLAEMESQKNLILAKMGENLVSQIKESWSYQAKIQDIQMDRGTDSKWTLSGTLDWCNSENLDNISEMISVSSSYSKTTLDKFLSPYVKALAVIAQRAGSIDANAEQTVKISIYNTDSTAEPTTATVSMTPQKATETLQEIYTAAFGNETERPYSKAVPASLLDTPGITNIRAFKDKLLDCWKYFDKKSLFDPITDVGFEANNFTYQWNDAIKKMRSLMQITVSENTKKRKA; encoded by the coding sequence CCTTGAAAACCTCGCCGACGAACTGATCGAGGCGGTATCCAAAGCATGGAAAAACCCGTTTGAAGCCCCGGCCGTCCTATTCCCGGACCCGAAACTAGAGCAGTGGTTCAGGCTGAAATGGGTACAGAAAAAGAAGTCCCTTGTCGGGTTCAATTCGATGATGATCGACCGTTTCCTCATGGAAATCCTCATCGGCGACGATCCGCACAAGCAAAAGCTGAATTCCGACATGCTCCGGAACGTGATTCTCGCGTATCTCGTCAAGGAGACAAACGGCACGCCGAACTACATGCAAATGGATGACGAAGTCAAGCGCTATCTGGTGATCAATGGAGCGCTCGACGAAACGCACCTTTTTGATTTTGCAAGCAAGATGGCTTCGCTGTTTTTGGAATACGAAACAAGCAGACCGAGCGATTTTATTCGCGGACTGGATGGCAAATCGGCGCCGGGCATTCTCGACAAGTGGAAGCAAGGGCAATTGGATGACTTTTTTGGTAAGGCAAACCACGACATCGCAAAACGCGAAGCCTGGCAGCGAAAGCTATACTCCGCCATTTTCCACGCCCACGACGGAAAGCAATCGTTACTTTCTGAAGTTTTCGAAAACGAAGCGAAGCGCAAGGGTATTGAACGCACGGAATACATGACAATTCCGTACCTCTACATTGCATGCCAAGATGATAAAGGCAATGTCACATTCCACACGGAACACACGGGCAACACGCCGCTATTCATTTTTGGTCTTGGCGGCATGGGCCAGTTCTACCGCGTGATTTTGCAGAAGTACGCCGAAACGCACGACGTTTACGCCTACATCCAGAACCCCTGTATGGAATTCTGGGAAGACACTTCAACTATCCACAACCAAAACGCCAACATCCACCGAAACTGGATTTCGCGCAGTGGACAGTGGAGCGACAAGAGCGGGAACATCGAAAATGTCCGTGCAAAGATGTCTGTCGGCATTTCGGATGCGGGCGAAAGCAACGACATCGATGACATTCCCGAATACACAAGCGCAGAAGCGGAAGCCGAAAATACGCTGCTCTGCAACTGGGGACGTTCCGGCCGCGACAACATCAAACTCTGGTGCCAAGCCGCCAATTACGATTTCGACTTCAGCACAAGCGGTCGCAGCGACAAGTCGAGCGATGAAATCAGCGATGCAAGCGAACTCCCGCACGACACCCTTTTGCACAAGGTACAGTACGCGATTGCAAACCGCATCAACACATTGCCTGACTTTGCCGCAAGCGATTGCAAATCAAAAGATTTTAGCCTTGATGTGACGGCTGCACCGACCAAGATTCGCGAAGTCGAAGCGCTCCACACCAGCATCTGCAAGCTCATGCAGGAAGGCGCACGAGTGAACGACATTCTCGTCGTATCGCCTGCGCTAGACGATTACCGCACCGCCATCAAGACGATTTTCGACCAAACTCCCGAAAGGAAAAAGTACGCTAGCGAAAACAACAGGGACGGATTTTTGCACATTCCGTTTGCGATTGTCGATTCACCTGCCAGAAGTTCGCAGACCGAAAATGTACTGGACAACTTGTTCTCGATTTTGGAACAGGGAACCATTACACGCCCGACATTCTTTGCGCTTTTGCGCAATCCGGTCGTGCAGCAGACGCGCCACATCAGCGAAGACGATGTAAACAATTGGGAAAGCTGGATTGAAGAGACGAACGTCTATCGCGACCGCGAGCACAAAAAAGAAGACTGGCTCGGAGGCGTTCGCCGATTGCTCCTTGCAAAAATGACGAAGAATCCCGTTGCATTTTCACACGGGGATTCTAGCGAAACGCTCATGCCGTATGCAGACATGGCAACAAGCGACAGCCGCTCGCTTTGCAAGTTTGTGGAATGCATCGAATCGCTCAAAAAGTGGATGAAATTCGCGGGCTATGACGGGAATTACGAAATTTCGAGCGAAAAAAAAGTTGCGGACCTCAACAAGCTCAGTGATTTTATCAGCGAATGGATCACGATGTCTGGCGCACCCGACGGTTTCGCCAGCGAAACGATTATCGTCAACAACGTGATGCAGGCCATCGAAGGTCTCCGCAACCAGATGGATGCCGGGCTCGAAAGCATCTCGTGGAAGGTCGTCAAGCAGACGCTTCTCACCGCCGCACAGTCCTCCGCTTACAGCTGCGGAACGCTTTTCGTCAACGGCATCACGTTCATGAACTTCATCCCGAACCGCATTATCCCTGTAAAGCACTTGTTCTTTATCGGTGGCGATTCCATGAATTTTCCGGGTGCAAAACAGCACAACACGCTAGACCTCCGCAAGTCTTGCCGCCCGTGGCCGGGCGACGATTCGCCTATTGCCAAGCGACGTTACGCGTTCCTCTGCCAGCTCATGAGTACAAGCGAAAGTTTCCACGTGAGCTACGTGAATCAGGACATCCGCAAGGATGCCGAACTTTACCCGACATCCGTTGTGAACGATATCCGAAAGTTTTTGGTCAACGCTATTAATCGCGATAAGAACGGTGGCACATCTAACAATGGAGAAAAGAATGGCGCGCCCGCTGAGAAAATCGGACTTTCCGATGCATGGCCCGAAAACAAGATTTCGCTGGATGAAACCCGAGACTTTACGGAACTTTTCACGCAAAAGAGCCTCCGCAACAAGCGCGCATTCTTAAACATGATGCAAGACGGATTTGCCCACGTGAATCCCGCAACGGGCGCCATGCAATCTGCGGACGAAAACATCGCCTTCAAATTGCCCGAGCGCGTACCGCTGTACATGCTCAGCGACTTTTTGAAAGACCCGTTCGAATTCCGCATCAGCCAAATGCTTGCCGCCTCCGAATCTGACGACCCAGAAAAGGAACTGTTCGAGCCGATTCATTTTGAACCGCTACAAAAGAGCGAACTTCTCAAGATGATGGTTGCCGCAGAGCTTTCGCACAAGTCCGAAGAGCTTGAAAAATTCAAGAAGGAATCCGCGCTTAAAGGCAACATGCCCGACGGCATCTTCGGAGAAAAACTTCTCGCCGAAATGGAATCGCAAAAGAACTTGATTCTTGCCAAAATGGGAGAAAATCTCGTTTCACAAATCAAAGAATCCTGGAGCTATCAAGCAAAAATTCAGGACATTCAAATGGACCGCGGAACCGACAGCAAGTGGACTCTTTCGGGAACGCTCGACTGGTGCAATAGCGAAAATCTCGACAACATTTCCGAGATGATTTCTGTTTCTTCGTCTTACAGCAAGACGACTTTAGACAAGTTCTTATCTCCTTACGTCAAGGCGCTAGCCGTCATTGCCCAGAGAGCAGGCTCTATTGATGCCAATGCAGAACAAACTGTAAAAATTTCCATTTACAACACCGACTCTACCGCAGAACCGACAACAGCGACAGTCTCCATGACACCGCAAAAGGCAACCGAGACTTTGCAAGAAATCTATACCGCAGCATTCGGTAACGAAACAGAGCGTCCCTATTCCAAGGCCGTTCCCGCCAGTTTACTCGACACGCCAGGCATTACAAATATCCGCGCATTCAAGGACAAACTTTTAGACTGCTGGAAATATTTCGACAAAAAGTCACTATTCGATCCCATTACCGATGTCGGTTTTGAAGCCAACAACTTTACATACCAGTGGAACGATGCGATAAAGAAAATGCGCAGCCTCATGCAAATTACAGTCTCCGAAAACACAAAGAAAAGGAAGGCATAA
- a CDS encoding UvrD-helicase domain-containing protein, translated as MENFSLQKFDPSKSLFIEASAGTGKTYTIQLMVAKLISHGTPLKKILIVTYTEKAAGELKDRIRKKIDEVLVSRKLDKTNEAEKELDDATLALFSKAYQDVDNAAIFTIHSFCQKALKEYAYDAGRPFDMSMIDDSEVHDLVEQFIRDKWSDNNDFQFLLKTDSAQSIANKVATGLENIVNVYRGSEGDREIIPLDKPEQITFGDTALNDDDIRTIAVAKTFDDILGIAIFRDAFSTLEKHPTEKFGKTSKNCISDFLSTLKLWEKDKTLFSGVSFRDSDFVRTTWPTDAYEAFLSFKALKELLPSINSVLLNNFLIPQAATVFDEWQKYKTEKKCQSFNDMILSVHRAALDTSKGDSLLKSRLRAQYTYAIIDEFQDTNQLQWDIFSAIFDKIFVVGDPKQSIYSFQSADVNVYQKAIHEIKNGMSLQTNFRSTTEIIYGCNELFKGDFFTPNEGATKLVDFEPSLPPQNEKQVKAPPKINGNEVAPIWISEQDINEVDFARAAVQKIIDWCTFVDGKTVLQVFKKEDCTQYRNVTFKDFAVLARSRNEMDAIEDAMRSAGVPFSRYKDSNLFSCRECAEWIAIFKAINAPDFSAWNRRLLSEALITDFFRIARQDIHYAESKAFDDPNNPVRQKLNAWTELAQKRRYAEMLERIYSDTQVEERLTEISRLQNLARLRQIGNYAIEYLYNHNCSIEDLVRHLEALASYSENADDEDGNLVEKSSDYDAVQVMTIHASKGLEFPVVISVAGFKGKRPATGPFLYHDNDEIRLGFSEHAKTTREREELEEWKRLFYVDFTRASSILMLPRYEKWKNTKGVKPEYAFLESSINGLIENASDLTTILPKTENWNPQQLSETVKEHILKPLNENSEIGKALSADEIRDNIIQQKCAMASLQNKLADASIMQYSYSSLSGKADSPVDADDGNRTNREGEEIATARTSTVQIRDIDTAAVNCTIATDASLDYQTHLNESAHKFPRGSHAGNALHRIFECTKFQQFGLENKTLEDALANPQTRNIIEEEFKRESLPIWNHRDAWIDIATRYTWNTLNARLPEIAGSSVQYAKQDSAGNAKQDAPQTFALIDIPLSDHKPEVQFNQNATDESGDILKRFCKGFIDLLFVRTINGQKHYSILDWKSDMLENNNYTPEALKEKVDNDYSIQRVLYSYCLIQWLKQFYGEGTAENLSESEIFEKHFGGIYYAFIRGTEGGTPKGIYAQTWNSFTDLTNAYQKVKDLMSKPSIVKEEN; from the coding sequence ATGGAAAATTTCAGTCTCCAAAAATTCGACCCTTCCAAAAGCCTTTTCATTGAAGCCTCCGCAGGCACTGGCAAAACGTACACCATCCAGTTGATGGTCGCAAAGCTTATCAGCCATGGTACACCGCTCAAGAAAATCCTCATCGTCACGTACACCGAGAAGGCCGCCGGCGAACTCAAGGACCGCATCCGCAAAAAAATTGACGAAGTCCTCGTGAGCCGCAAACTCGACAAGACTAACGAAGCAGAAAAGGAACTCGACGACGCGACACTTGCACTGTTTTCCAAAGCCTATCAAGATGTAGACAACGCCGCCATCTTCACAATCCATTCGTTCTGCCAAAAAGCGCTCAAGGAATATGCCTACGATGCAGGCAGACCGTTTGACATGTCGATGATTGACGACAGCGAAGTTCACGATCTCGTTGAACAGTTCATTCGCGACAAGTGGAGCGACAATAACGATTTCCAGTTTTTGCTCAAGACCGATTCCGCGCAGTCCATCGCTAACAAAGTTGCAACCGGCCTCGAAAACATCGTCAACGTCTATCGCGGCAGCGAAGGCGACCGCGAAATCATTCCTCTCGACAAGCCTGAGCAAATCACTTTTGGCGATACCGCTTTAAACGATGATGACATCCGCACCATCGCCGTTGCAAAAACATTTGACGATATTCTCGGCATCGCCATTTTCCGTGACGCATTTTCGACACTCGAAAAGCATCCGACTGAAAAATTTGGCAAGACTTCTAAAAATTGCATTAGCGATTTTTTAAGCACACTCAAGCTCTGGGAAAAAGACAAGACACTCTTTTCAGGAGTCTCGTTCAGGGATAGCGATTTCGTTCGCACAACATGGCCAACCGACGCTTACGAAGCATTCTTATCATTCAAAGCATTGAAAGAATTGCTCCCATCCATCAATAGCGTTTTGCTCAACAACTTCTTGATTCCGCAAGCCGCAACCGTCTTTGACGAATGGCAAAAGTACAAGACCGAAAAGAAATGCCAGTCGTTCAACGACATGATTCTCTCGGTTCACCGCGCAGCACTTGACACGAGCAAAGGCGATTCGTTGCTCAAGAGCAGGCTCCGTGCGCAATACACGTACGCCATCATTGACGAATTCCAGGACACGAACCAGTTGCAATGGGATATTTTCAGCGCCATTTTCGACAAGATTTTTGTCGTGGGCGACCCCAAGCAATCTATTTACAGTTTCCAAAGTGCCGACGTGAATGTCTATCAAAAAGCTATTCACGAAATCAAAAACGGCATGTCGCTACAGACAAATTTCAGATCTACCACGGAAATCATCTACGGCTGTAACGAGCTTTTCAAGGGTGACTTTTTCACACCGAACGAAGGAGCAACAAAACTCGTCGATTTTGAGCCATCGCTCCCGCCGCAAAACGAAAAGCAAGTCAAGGCTCCGCCTAAAATCAACGGCAATGAAGTAGCCCCCATCTGGATTAGCGAGCAAGACATCAACGAAGTCGATTTTGCGCGCGCCGCCGTTCAAAAAATCATTGACTGGTGTACTTTTGTCGATGGCAAAACCGTATTGCAAGTTTTCAAAAAAGAAGACTGCACGCAATACCGGAACGTGACTTTCAAGGACTTTGCCGTACTCGCCCGCAGCCGTAACGAAATGGACGCCATCGAAGATGCGATGCGCTCTGCAGGCGTTCCATTCAGCCGTTATAAAGACAGCAATCTTTTCAGTTGTCGTGAATGCGCCGAATGGATTGCCATTTTCAAGGCGATTAACGCGCCCGATTTTTCGGCATGGAACAGACGCCTTTTAAGCGAAGCGCTCATCACAGATTTTTTCAGAATTGCCCGCCAAGACATCCACTACGCCGAAAGCAAAGCATTCGATGACCCGAACAATCCCGTGCGTCAAAAATTAAACGCATGGACGGAACTAGCGCAAAAACGCCGTTACGCCGAAATGCTCGAACGCATTTACAGCGACACGCAAGTCGAAGAACGCTTGACCGAAATTTCGAGATTGCAGAATTTGGCAAGGCTCCGTCAAATCGGCAATTACGCCATCGAATACCTTTACAATCACAACTGTTCCATTGAAGATCTCGTGCGCCACTTGGAAGCGCTCGCGAGCTACAGCGAAAACGCCGATGATGAAGACGGAAACCTCGTCGAAAAAAGTAGCGATTACGACGCCGTGCAAGTCATGACGATTCACGCCTCGAAAGGCCTTGAATTCCCTGTCGTGATTTCTGTCGCAGGTTTCAAGGGCAAGCGCCCCGCAACAGGCCCGTTCCTTTATCATGACAACGATGAAATTCGTCTTGGCTTCAGTGAACACGCTAAGACCACACGCGAGCGCGAAGAACTTGAAGAATGGAAGCGACTCTTCTACGTCGATTTCACACGCGCATCTTCGATTCTCATGTTGCCGCGTTACGAGAAATGGAAAAATACCAAAGGCGTCAAGCCGGAATACGCATTCCTTGAAAGTTCAATCAATGGTCTCATCGAAAACGCATCGGATCTGACGACGATTTTACCGAAAACGGAAAACTGGAATCCGCAACAGCTAAGCGAAACCGTCAAGGAGCACATTTTAAAACCGCTCAATGAAAATTCTGAAATCGGAAAAGCCTTGAGCGCCGATGAAATTCGGGACAACATCATCCAGCAAAAATGCGCCATGGCAAGTTTACAAAACAAGCTCGCCGACGCAAGTATTATGCAGTATTCGTACAGTTCACTTTCGGGCAAGGCAGATTCGCCTGTAGACGCCGATGACGGGAACCGCACGAATCGCGAAGGCGAAGAAATCGCAACAGCGCGTACGTCAACGGTCCAGATTCGTGATATCGATACCGCAGCAGTCAACTGCACCATCGCAACCGATGCTTCGCTTGATTACCAGACGCATTTGAACGAGAGTGCTCACAAGTTCCCACGCGGTTCACACGCCGGTAACGCCCTCCACCGCATTTTCGAATGCACCAAGTTCCAGCAGTTCGGTCTGGAAAACAAGACGCTCGAAGACGCGCTCGCAAATCCGCAAACGAGAAACATCATTGAAGAAGAATTCAAACGCGAATCGCTCCCCATCTGGAATCATCGCGACGCCTGGATTGATATCGCCACGCGCTACACGTGGAATACGCTGAATGCAAGGCTGCCGGAAATCGCGGGCAGTTCCGTGCAATACGCAAAACAAGATTCCGCAGGGAACGCCAAACAAGATGCGCCGCAGACATTCGCGCTGATTGACATTCCGCTAAGCGACCACAAGCCCGAAGTACAGTTCAACCAGAACGCCACCGATGAAAGCGGCGACATTCTCAAACGTTTCTGCAAAGGCTTCATCGACTTGCTTTTCGTCCGCACCATAAACGGTCAAAAGCACTATTCCATTCTCGACTGGAAATCGGACATGCTCGAGAACAACAATTACACGCCCGAAGCGCTCAAGGAAAAAGTCGATAACGATTACTCCATCCAGCGCGTACTTTACAGCTATTGTCTGATTCAATGGCTCAAGCAGTTCTACGGCGAAGGTACAGCCGAGAACTTGAGCGAATCTGAAATTTTCGAAAAACACTTCGGCGGTATTTATTATGCATTCATTCGCGGTACCGAAGGCGGCACTCCCAAGGGAATTTACGCACAAACTTGGAATAGTTTTACCGATCTCACAAACGCCTATCAAAAAGTGAAAGACCTTATGAGCAAGCCCTCCATCGTTAAGGAGGAAAACTAA